A region from the Pseudomonas sp. P8_229 genome encodes:
- a CDS encoding 3-deoxy-7-phosphoheptulonate synthase, translating into MNSSASALPLSAVNSANEALTLRLPSSLQLKQQLPLSNALARQVAAHRQAIRAILNGEDHRLLVVVGPCSIHDPRSALEYAEKLSRLAQDISDEMLLVMRAYVEKPRTTVGWKGLAYDPHLDGSDDMAAGLILSRELMLEMVRLGLPIATELLQPMAAGYFDDLLGWVAIGARTTESQIHREMASGLSMPVGFKNGTDGGVTVAVDAMRSAAHPHRHFGVDSQGHPAIIQTPGNPDTHIVLRGGHHGPNYDRGSVARVHADLSRLKIPSRIMVDCSHANSGKDPLRQPEIFNDVLEQRLQGDRSLVGMMIESHLFEGCQTLSAALRYGVSVTDGCLGFSATEQLLSSAAERLRARPQA; encoded by the coding sequence ATGAACTCGTCTGCTTCTGCTCTGCCACTGTCCGCGGTCAACTCTGCCAACGAAGCGCTGACCCTGCGCCTGCCCAGCTCGTTGCAGCTCAAGCAGCAATTGCCACTGAGCAATGCTCTCGCCCGGCAAGTCGCCGCCCACCGCCAGGCGATCCGCGCAATCCTCAACGGCGAAGACCATCGCCTGCTGGTCGTCGTCGGCCCTTGTTCGATTCACGACCCGCGCTCCGCGCTCGAATACGCCGAAAAACTCTCCCGCCTGGCACAAGATATCAGTGACGAAATGCTGCTGGTCATGCGTGCCTATGTCGAAAAACCACGCACCACGGTTGGCTGGAAAGGCCTGGCCTATGACCCACACCTGGACGGCAGCGATGACATGGCCGCCGGCCTGATCCTGTCGCGCGAACTGATGCTCGAGATGGTCCGTCTGGGACTGCCCATCGCCACCGAACTGCTGCAGCCAATGGCTGCCGGCTACTTCGATGACCTGCTTGGCTGGGTTGCCATCGGCGCACGCACGACCGAATCGCAGATCCATCGCGAAATGGCCAGCGGCCTGAGCATGCCCGTTGGTTTCAAGAACGGCACTGACGGTGGTGTGACCGTAGCCGTCGACGCCATGCGTTCGGCAGCACACCCGCATCGGCATTTCGGCGTCGACAGCCAAGGGCACCCGGCGATCATCCAGACCCCGGGCAACCCCGACACTCACATAGTGCTGCGCGGCGGTCATCACGGTCCGAACTACGATCGCGGCAGCGTGGCACGGGTACATGCCGACTTGAGCCGCCTGAAGATTCCGAGCCGGATCATGGTCGACTGCAGCCACGCCAACAGCGGCAAGGATCCACTGCGCCAGCCCGAAATATTCAACGACGTGCTCGAGCAACGCTTGCAAGGTGATCGCTCCTTGGTTGGCATGATGATCGAGTCCCATCTGTTCGAGGGCTGCCAGACTTTGAGCGCTGCTCTGCGCTATGGCGTATCGGTCACCGACGGTTGCCTGGGATTCAGCGCAACGGAACAGTTGCTGTCGAGCGCAGCCGAACGTCTTCGGGCCCGTCCTCAGGCCTGA
- a CDS encoding sigma-54 interaction domain-containing protein, which produces MNTTESLKDYQRVRTLAIRSLFEIIEQSSEGTVIVDRDANIVWMNERYARRFGLESAKKAIGQPCESVIPGSLLRDVVRTGRPILLDMQDTPKEPLVVMRLPIHDDAGAVIGAIGFALFDELRTLSPMLKRYLSMQEELASTRSLLRARQTKYNFAHFIGTSTASLEVKRRARRSASAESAVLLLGETGTGKELLAQAIHSASPRAHKAFVSINSAAIPEALLEAEFFGTAPGAFTGADRKGRTGKLQIAQGGTLFLDEIGDMPLPLQSKLLRVLQEKEFEPVGSNDVIQSDVRVIAATSTDLQAAIKRGEFRADLYYRLNVLPIHVPPLRERLDDLPALSEAILEELRSQHELSRAALDLLGQHAWPGNIRELRNVLERAALLSDDLSLSAEDIRAAIGTFTPVERPSVPAPQPLADETFAQARQRFDRQLIESALAQCAGKVPEAAARLGLGRSTLYKKMLALGITESQ; this is translated from the coding sequence ATGAACACCACCGAAAGCCTCAAGGACTACCAACGCGTTCGCACGCTGGCGATCCGCTCGCTGTTCGAGATCATCGAGCAGTCCAGCGAAGGCACGGTGATTGTCGATCGTGATGCCAACATCGTCTGGATGAACGAGCGCTATGCCCGGCGCTTTGGTCTTGAGTCGGCGAAAAAAGCCATCGGCCAACCCTGCGAAAGCGTGATCCCCGGCAGTTTGCTGCGCGACGTGGTGCGCACCGGCCGGCCGATCCTGCTGGACATGCAGGACACACCCAAAGAGCCGCTGGTGGTGATGCGCCTGCCGATCCACGACGATGCCGGCGCGGTGATCGGGGCAATCGGTTTTGCCCTGTTCGATGAGTTGCGCACGCTGTCGCCGATGCTCAAGCGCTACCTGAGCATGCAGGAGGAGCTGGCTTCGACCCGTTCCCTGCTGCGGGCCCGGCAGACCAAATACAACTTCGCCCATTTCATTGGCACCAGCACCGCCAGTCTCGAAGTCAAACGCCGCGCCCGACGCAGCGCCAGCGCCGAGTCAGCGGTGTTGCTGCTCGGCGAAACCGGCACTGGCAAGGAGTTGCTGGCCCAGGCGATTCACAGTGCCTCGCCACGCGCGCACAAAGCCTTCGTCAGCATCAACAGCGCGGCGATTCCCGAAGCGTTGCTGGAAGCCGAGTTTTTCGGCACCGCGCCCGGCGCGTTTACCGGCGCCGACCGCAAGGGTCGTACCGGCAAGTTGCAGATCGCCCAGGGCGGTACGCTGTTTCTCGATGAGATCGGCGACATGCCGCTGCCGTTGCAAAGCAAACTGCTGCGGGTGCTGCAGGAAAAGGAATTCGAACCGGTCGGCTCCAACGACGTGATCCAGAGCGATGTGCGGGTGATCGCAGCAACTTCGACCGACCTGCAAGCCGCGATCAAGCGCGGCGAGTTCCGCGCCGACTTGTATTACCGCCTCAACGTGCTGCCGATCCATGTTCCGCCGCTGCGCGAGCGTCTTGACGATCTGCCGGCGCTGAGCGAAGCGATCCTTGAAGAGTTGCGCAGTCAGCATGAACTGAGCCGCGCGGCGCTGGACCTGCTCGGCCAGCATGCGTGGCCGGGGAACATCCGTGAGTTGCGTAATGTACTGGAGCGCGCGGCGCTGCTCAGTGATGACCTGAGCCTGAGCGCAGAGGATATTCGCGCCGCCATCGGCACCTTTACCCCGGTTGAACGCCCGTCGGTGCCGGCGCCTCAGCCTTTGGCAGACGAGACATTCGCCCAGGCGCGCCAGCGTTTTGATCGCCAATTGATCGAGTCCGCCCTCGCGCAATGTGCAGGCAAGGTGCCAGAGGCGGCTGCTCGCCTGGGGCTGGGGCGGTCGACGCTGTACAAGAAGATGCTGGCCTTGGGCATTACCGAGTCTCAATAA
- a CDS encoding ABC transporter permease, which translates to MFKLSPLGRRRFARFKKNRRGWWSLWLFIGLFIVTLGGELIANDKPLVVSYQGQFYFPVFKRYTEQEFGGQLPFQADYRSDYVQNLIRKDGGWLVFPPIPFSDDTPNYDLNQPAPSPPSKVNWLGTDDQARDVLARVIFGARVSILFALMLTAISALIGIAAGALQGYYGGWVDLLGQRLLEVWTGLPVLYLLIILSGFVEPNFWWLLGIMALFSWLALVDVVRAEFLRGRNLEYVKAARALGLSDRKVIFRHILPNAMNATLSYLPFILTGAISTLTALDFLGFGMPAGSASLGELIGQGKQNLQAPWLGLTAFFTLALILSLLVFIGEALRDAFDPRS; encoded by the coding sequence ATGTTCAAGCTCTCGCCTCTGGGCCGTCGCCGTTTCGCGCGATTCAAGAAAAACCGCCGTGGCTGGTGGTCGCTATGGCTGTTCATCGGACTGTTCATCGTGACGCTGGGCGGCGAACTGATCGCCAACGACAAACCGCTGGTCGTCAGCTATCAGGGCCAGTTCTACTTCCCGGTATTCAAGCGTTACACCGAGCAGGAGTTTGGCGGGCAACTGCCGTTCCAGGCCGATTACCGTAGCGACTATGTGCAGAACCTGATCCGCAAGGACGGTGGCTGGCTGGTATTTCCGCCGATTCCGTTCAGCGATGACACGCCTAACTACGACCTCAATCAGCCCGCGCCGAGCCCACCTTCGAAGGTCAACTGGCTCGGCACCGACGATCAGGCACGCGACGTGTTGGCGCGGGTGATTTTCGGTGCTCGGGTGTCGATCCTGTTTGCCCTGATGCTGACCGCCATCAGCGCGCTGATCGGCATTGCTGCCGGCGCCCTGCAAGGCTACTACGGCGGCTGGGTCGACCTGCTCGGGCAGCGTCTGCTGGAGGTCTGGACCGGGTTGCCGGTGCTGTACCTGCTGATCATCCTGTCCGGTTTCGTCGAACCGAACTTCTGGTGGCTGCTGGGCATCATGGCGCTGTTTTCGTGGCTGGCGCTGGTGGATGTGGTGCGCGCCGAGTTCCTGCGCGGGCGCAACCTGGAATACGTAAAAGCCGCTCGCGCCCTCGGCCTGAGCGACCGCAAGGTGATTTTCCGGCACATCCTGCCCAATGCGATGAACGCGACGCTGAGTTACCTGCCGTTCATTCTGACCGGGGCGATTTCCACCCTCACTGCCCTCGACTTCCTCGGTTTTGGCATGCCGGCCGGCAGCGCCTCGCTGGGCGAGCTGATCGGTCAGGGCAAGCAGAACCTGCAAGCTCCGTGGCTCGGGCTGACGGCGTTTTTCACCCTGGCGCTGATTCTGTCCTTGCTGGTGTTCATTGGCGAAGCGTTACGCGACGCGTTCGATCCACGATCCTGA
- a CDS encoding extracellular solute-binding protein: MRLAFPSLLFTAVALLLGAAGVDATPQHALTVYGEPAKYPAGFSHFDYTNPQAPKGGTMRRSAIEIGHFDHILPYIDKGIGVTQIDGMLYSPLAQRSMDEPYTVYGLVAQKMERSEDGLSLRFFINPKARFADGTPITAEDVRYTYDLLMTQGSLRYRTQFADVKGVEVEAPLTVRFDFKSNENRTLPLDIATLPVFPERWWKTRDFAGGGGYEPPLGSGPYRVGKVDSGRSITFERNPDWWGKDLPVSRGLYNFDHFSIEYFGDTDVARQVLRGGAYDYNREFSATGYSIGYDSPALSDGRLQKAHLATEAPQSAQGFVFNLQKPMFQDRRMRQALAMLWDFEWSNRQMMRNMYIRQQSYFSNSALAARELPDAAELKILEPLRGQIPDEVFSQVFEAPKTDGSGLIRDKQLQALQLLEQAGWKPDGDQLVNAEGEPLSFTFLVSQNGMDRLLLPYKRTLKQIGIDLNIRRIDSSQYVNRLMSRDYDMIVTGYPVTTSPGGELLNYFGSISANDPGANNYMVLKNPAVDSLINGLIRASTQSDMLHYAHALDRVLQWNYYWIPNYYPPGTSTVWWNRFGMPAIQASNDEAIESWWEISSTPLTNQQMTAEKIGRGRPGGPH; encoded by the coding sequence ATGCGACTGGCTTTCCCTTCTCTGCTGTTCACTGCCGTGGCCCTGCTGTTGGGCGCCGCTGGTGTGGACGCCACCCCGCAACACGCGTTGACCGTCTATGGCGAACCTGCCAAATACCCGGCCGGCTTCAGCCACTTCGACTACACCAATCCGCAGGCGCCCAAGGGCGGCACAATGCGCCGTTCGGCGATAGAAATCGGTCATTTCGATCACATCCTGCCTTATATAGACAAAGGCATCGGCGTCACCCAGATTGACGGCATGCTCTATTCACCGCTGGCCCAGCGTTCAATGGACGAGCCTTACACCGTCTACGGACTGGTGGCGCAAAAGATGGAGCGCTCGGAGGACGGCCTGTCCCTGCGCTTCTTCATCAATCCCAAGGCGCGCTTCGCCGATGGCACACCGATCACCGCCGAAGACGTGCGCTACACCTATGACTTGTTGATGACACAGGGCAGCCTGCGCTATCGCACGCAGTTCGCCGACGTCAAAGGCGTTGAAGTGGAAGCGCCGCTGACCGTGCGTTTCGACTTCAAAAGCAACGAGAACCGCACGTTGCCGCTGGACATCGCCACCCTGCCGGTGTTTCCCGAGCGCTGGTGGAAAACCCGCGACTTTGCCGGTGGCGGTGGCTATGAACCGCCACTGGGCAGTGGTCCCTATCGGGTCGGCAAGGTCGATTCCGGCCGCAGCATCACCTTTGAACGCAACCCCGACTGGTGGGGCAAGGACCTGCCGGTCAGTCGCGGCCTGTACAACTTCGATCACTTCAGCATCGAGTATTTCGGCGACACCGATGTTGCACGCCAGGTGCTGCGCGGCGGCGCCTATGACTACAACCGCGAGTTCTCCGCGACTGGCTACTCGATCGGCTACGACAGCCCCGCGCTGAGCGACGGCCGTTTGCAGAAGGCCCACCTCGCCACCGAAGCCCCGCAATCGGCCCAGGGTTTCGTGTTCAATCTGCAAAAGCCGATGTTCCAGGATCGCCGGATGCGCCAGGCGCTGGCGATGCTCTGGGATTTCGAGTGGAGCAACCGGCAGATGATGCGCAATATGTACATCCGCCAGCAGAGCTACTTCTCCAATTCCGCGCTGGCTGCCCGCGAGTTGCCGGATGCGGCGGAACTGAAGATCCTCGAACCGCTGCGCGGGCAGATTCCCGATGAAGTCTTCAGCCAGGTCTTCGAAGCGCCGAAAACCGATGGCAGCGGCTTGATCCGCGACAAACAGTTGCAAGCGCTGCAGTTGCTGGAACAGGCCGGCTGGAAACCTGATGGCGACCAACTGGTCAACGCCGAAGGCGAGCCATTGAGTTTCACCTTTCTGGTCAGCCAGAACGGCATGGACCGTTTGCTCCTGCCTTATAAGCGCACGCTGAAGCAGATCGGCATCGACCTCAACATCCGTCGCATCGACTCCTCGCAATACGTCAATCGCCTGATGAGCCGCGACTACGACATGATCGTCACTGGCTATCCGGTCACCACCTCTCCGGGTGGCGAGTTGCTCAATTACTTCGGTTCGATTTCAGCCAACGACCCCGGCGCCAACAACTACATGGTGCTGAAGAACCCGGCGGTCGACAGCTTGATCAACGGCTTGATCCGCGCCTCGACGCAGAGCGACATGTTGCACTACGCCCATGCGCTGGACCGGGTGCTGCAATGGAACTATTACTGGATCCCCAACTATTACCCGCCGGGCACCTCCACCGTCTGGTGGAACCGCTTCGGCATGCCGGCTATACAGGCCAGCAATGACGAAGCCATCGAGAGCTGGTGGGAGATCAGCAGCACGCCGCTGACCAACCAGCAGATGACCGCCGAGAAGATCGGCCGTGGCAGACCCGGAGGACCGCACTGA
- a CDS encoding triacylglycerol lipase, protein MQRNATTRYPILLVHGLFGFDRIGRFELFHDVKQALREAGGQVFVPQLSATHDNEVRGQQLMLQIERVLQGTGAGKVNLIGHSQGALACRYAAALMPKNVASVTSVSGPNHGSELADALRMALIPGRLPEQVAEQIATRIADFLSLLSGQPALPRNAVAALNALTTAGVGEFNSKYPQGLPAIWGGHGAERVNDVRYYSWSGTLQDDWLQTLDPVHAVCRAMSEHFVVDAGQNDGFVGRYSSHLGTVIRSDYPFDHLASLRRPDGPRKPGLDPVELYVEHAIRLKAAQL, encoded by the coding sequence ATGCAACGGAATGCGACAACACGCTACCCCATCCTTTTGGTCCATGGCCTGTTCGGATTTGACCGTATCGGTCGCTTCGAGCTTTTTCATGATGTCAAGCAAGCACTGCGGGAGGCTGGCGGCCAAGTGTTTGTGCCACAGCTGTCTGCGACCCATGACAACGAAGTACGCGGCCAGCAATTAATGCTGCAGATCGAGCGGGTGCTGCAAGGCACCGGCGCCGGCAAGGTCAACCTGATCGGGCATAGTCAGGGTGCGCTGGCCTGCCGTTACGCCGCTGCACTGATGCCAAAGAACGTGGCCTCTGTGACGTCCGTCAGTGGCCCCAATCACGGTTCGGAACTGGCTGACGCATTGCGTATGGCTTTGATACCGGGGCGCCTGCCGGAGCAGGTGGCAGAGCAAATCGCGACCCGGATCGCCGACTTCCTCTCGCTGCTCAGCGGTCAGCCGGCGCTACCGCGCAATGCCGTCGCGGCACTCAACGCCCTGACGACTGCGGGGGTCGGCGAATTCAACAGCAAGTACCCGCAAGGCTTGCCCGCGATCTGGGGTGGTCACGGCGCGGAACGGGTCAATGACGTCCGCTACTACTCCTGGAGCGGCACGCTGCAAGACGATTGGCTGCAGACACTCGACCCGGTGCATGCCGTCTGCCGGGCAATGTCGGAACATTTTGTCGTGGATGCCGGGCAGAACGATGGTTTCGTCGGTCGCTACAGCTCGCATCTGGGGACGGTCATCCGCTCCGACTACCCCTTCGACCACCTCGCCAGCCTGCGCCGCCCCGACGGGCCGCGAAAACCGGGCCTTGATCCCGTCGAACTCTATGTAGAGCACGCCATACGCCTGAAGGCTGCGCAGCTGTAA
- a CDS encoding carbon-nitrogen hydrolase family protein has protein sequence MSMLTVAAAQSFSVAGDLAANIAGHLRLMAAAAEQGVELLVFPELSLTGYENQMAADMAIDPQDSVLQPLRDCARELGISTVVGMPIRLKGSSQVLIGALTLSKDGSLEIYSKQHLHAGEERFFAPGSGGSTLRIGSDTVALAVCADFSHASHAATAAGLGADLYAAGVLIGDSGYGVDSAMLQGYAGHHAMAVLMANHAGLTGGWQSAGRSAFWSESGTLIVAAPGPGELLVVARRDADGWQGWVVPVMVAQ, from the coding sequence ATGTCGATGCTCACTGTCGCAGCAGCCCAATCATTTTCCGTCGCCGGTGATCTGGCCGCGAACATCGCCGGTCATTTGCGCTTGATGGCTGCAGCGGCGGAGCAGGGCGTAGAGCTTCTGGTGTTCCCGGAACTGTCCCTGACTGGCTACGAAAACCAGATGGCCGCAGACATGGCGATCGATCCGCAGGACTCGGTGCTGCAACCCTTGCGCGATTGCGCCCGAGAACTGGGCATCAGTACTGTCGTCGGCATGCCGATTCGTCTGAAGGGCAGTTCGCAGGTGTTGATCGGAGCTTTGACGTTAAGCAAGGACGGCTCTCTTGAGATTTACAGCAAACAGCATCTGCACGCTGGCGAAGAGCGTTTCTTTGCCCCCGGGTCTGGTGGCTCGACCTTGCGGATAGGCAGCGATACCGTGGCATTGGCTGTCTGCGCGGATTTTTCTCACGCCAGCCACGCGGCAACGGCTGCCGGTCTTGGTGCTGACCTGTACGCGGCAGGTGTGCTGATTGGGGACAGTGGCTATGGCGTGGATAGCGCGATGCTACAGGGTTACGCCGGACACCACGCGATGGCGGTGCTGATGGCCAATCATGCCGGGCTCACGGGTGGATGGCAGTCGGCAGGGCGCAGCGCGTTCTGGTCTGAAAGCGGGACGTTGATCGTTGCCGCACCCGGGCCTGGTGAGTTGTTGGTGGTCGCCCGGCGTGATGCCGATGGCTGGCAGGGGTGGGTGGTTCCAGTGATGGTGGCGCAATGA
- a CDS encoding microcin C ABC transporter permease YejB, whose product MWAYILRRLLLIIPTLVIILLVNFVIIQAAPGGPVEQAIAHLQGIGGASVGGGASETMSSTSRASRGLDPQLIKDIEKQYGFDKPAHERLWLMLKNYARLDFGKSFFRGATVTDLILEKMPVTISLGLWATLITYLVSIPLGIRKAVHHGSHFDIWSSTAIIIGYAMPAFLFAMFLIVVFAGGTSLNWFPVRGLVSDNFESLSTLGKIADYFWHLVLPVTALVIGGFATLTILTKNSFLNEITRQYVVTARAKGLSERRVLYGHVFRNAMLLVVSGIPQAFISVFFAGSLLIEVIFSLDGLGRMSYEAAVSRDYPVVFGSLFIFTLFGLLIKLIGDLCYTLVDPRIDFAARNA is encoded by the coding sequence ATGTGGGCATACATTCTGCGGCGCCTGCTGCTGATCATTCCGACGCTGGTGATCATTCTGCTGGTCAATTTCGTGATCATTCAGGCGGCGCCCGGCGGCCCGGTCGAACAGGCCATCGCCCATTTGCAGGGAATTGGCGGCGCCAGTGTCGGTGGCGGTGCCAGCGAGACCATGAGCAGCACCTCACGCGCCAGCCGAGGCCTCGATCCGCAACTGATCAAGGACATCGAAAAGCAGTACGGTTTCGACAAACCGGCGCATGAACGCCTGTGGCTGATGCTCAAGAACTATGCGCGGCTGGACTTCGGCAAAAGCTTTTTCCGCGGTGCCACGGTCACCGACCTGATCCTCGAAAAAATGCCGGTGACCATCTCCCTGGGACTGTGGGCGACGCTGATTACCTACCTGGTGTCGATCCCGCTGGGCATTCGCAAGGCGGTACATCACGGCAGCCATTTCGACATCTGGAGCAGCACCGCGATCATCATCGGCTACGCAATGCCGGCGTTTCTGTTTGCGATGTTTCTGATCGTGGTGTTTGCCGGTGGCACCTCACTGAACTGGTTCCCGGTGCGCGGGCTGGTCTCCGACAACTTCGAATCGCTGTCGACCCTGGGCAAGATCGCCGATTACTTCTGGCACCTGGTGCTGCCGGTGACCGCGCTGGTGATCGGCGGTTTCGCCACGCTGACGATCCTCACCAAGAACTCGTTCCTCAATGAAATCACCCGCCAGTATGTGGTCACCGCCCGCGCCAAAGGCCTGAGCGAACGCCGCGTGCTCTACGGCCACGTGTTCCGCAACGCGATGCTGCTGGTGGTCTCGGGGATTCCGCAGGCGTTCATCAGCGTGTTCTTTGCCGGCTCGCTGCTGATCGAAGTGATCTTCTCCCTCGACGGTCTCGGCCGCATGAGTTACGAGGCGGCGGTGTCCCGTGACTACCCGGTGGTGTTCGGCTCACTGTTCATCTTCACCCTGTTCGGCCTCTTGATAAAACTGATCGGCGACCTGTGCTACACACTGGTAGATCCGCGTATCGACTTCGCCGCGAGGAACGCCTGA
- a CDS encoding GNAT family N-acetyltransferase, whose protein sequence is MSYSLRRAQPNDLAFARDLACRNMLRYYIDHDLLWQDEAFDVAWSGRDNWLIIRAEVAVGFFSLSRDRRALYIRELQVTEAFRGQGAGSWALDQVIAMACTEGLPALRLTVFKNNPAQSLYKRKGLKVCGEDECFLRMQLDFGTSVL, encoded by the coding sequence ATGAGCTACAGTTTGCGTCGCGCACAACCGAATGACTTGGCATTTGCCCGTGACCTGGCGTGTCGGAACATGCTGCGTTATTACATTGATCACGACCTGCTTTGGCAGGACGAAGCATTCGATGTCGCCTGGTCCGGGCGTGACAACTGGTTGATCATTCGTGCTGAAGTCGCCGTGGGATTCTTCAGCCTCAGTCGGGATCGCCGGGCACTGTACATACGCGAGCTGCAAGTGACTGAAGCCTTTCGCGGGCAGGGTGCAGGATCGTGGGCGCTTGATCAGGTTATCGCTATGGCCTGTACTGAAGGACTCCCGGCGTTGCGTCTGACCGTATTCAAAAATAATCCGGCGCAAAGTCTGTATAAGAGAAAAGGCTTGAAGGTGTGCGGCGAGGACGAGTGTTTCCTGAGGATGCAGCTCGATTTCGGTACATCTGTGCTCTGA
- a CDS encoding ABC transporter ATP-binding protein: MTDNLIEIRDLNVAFHGQPAVRNLCLDIRPGECLALVGESGSGKSVTAHSILQLLPEGDAQTIGSIRYRGQELVGADPKVLRELRGNRIAMIFQEPMTSLNPLHTIEKQIGETLLVHRGLGGKAAQQRILELLELVGIQKPKERLKAYPHQLSGGQRQRVMIAMALACEPELLIADEPTTALDVTVQRKILLLLKSLQQRLGMSLLLISHDLNLVRSIAQRVCVMKSGEIVEQAPCETLFTEPKHPYSCVLLNAEPEGEALPRDERENVLEVDDLRVEFVVGGGLFQRKQYLRAVDGISLNIQRGKTLGIVGESGSGKSTLGQAILRLLDSAGSIRFQGAALDGLDQKQLRPWRRQMQVVFQDPFGSLSPRMSVAQIISEGLEVHCQSSAEECDAQVIRVLKEVGLDPQSRHRYPHEFSGGQRQRIAIARALVLKPALILLDEPTSALDRTVQKQVVALLRDLQEKHGLTYLFISHDLAVVRALAHDMIVIKDGKVVERGASHDVFDSPQHPYTKELLAAAHPR, translated from the coding sequence ATGACTGATAATCTGATCGAAATCCGTGACCTGAATGTCGCCTTCCATGGCCAGCCAGCGGTGCGCAACCTGTGCCTTGACATCCGTCCCGGTGAATGCCTGGCGCTGGTCGGCGAGTCGGGTTCGGGCAAGTCGGTAACCGCGCATTCGATCCTGCAATTGCTCCCCGAAGGCGATGCGCAAACCATTGGCAGCATTCGCTATCGTGGCCAGGAACTGGTCGGTGCCGATCCGAAGGTGCTGCGCGAACTGCGCGGCAACCGTATCGCGATGATCTTCCAGGAGCCGATGACCTCGCTCAATCCCCTGCACACCATTGAAAAGCAGATCGGCGAAACCCTGCTGGTGCATCGGGGCCTGGGCGGTAAAGCGGCGCAACAGCGGATTCTCGAACTGCTGGAACTGGTGGGCATTCAGAAACCCAAGGAGCGCCTCAAGGCCTATCCGCATCAACTGTCCGGCGGTCAGCGGCAACGGGTGATGATTGCCATGGCCCTGGCCTGCGAGCCGGAACTGCTGATTGCCGACGAGCCGACCACCGCGCTCGATGTGACGGTGCAGCGCAAGATCCTGCTGCTGCTCAAATCCTTGCAACAACGCCTGGGTATGTCGCTGCTGCTGATCAGCCACGACCTCAATCTGGTGCGCAGCATTGCGCAACGGGTGTGCGTGATGAAGTCTGGCGAGATCGTCGAGCAGGCGCCGTGCGAAACCCTGTTTACCGAACCGAAGCACCCGTACAGCTGCGTGCTGCTCAACGCCGAACCGGAGGGCGAAGCATTGCCCCGGGACGAGCGCGAGAACGTACTGGAAGTCGATGATCTGCGGGTCGAGTTCGTCGTCGGTGGCGGGCTGTTCCAGCGCAAGCAATACCTGCGCGCGGTGGACGGCATCAGCCTGAATATCCAGCGTGGTAAAACCCTGGGCATTGTCGGCGAATCCGGTTCGGGCAAGTCAACCCTGGGCCAGGCCATTCTGCGGCTGCTTGATTCCGCGGGCAGCATCCGTTTCCAGGGCGCAGCCCTCGACGGTCTCGATCAGAAACAGTTGCGACCGTGGCGCCGGCAGATGCAGGTGGTGTTTCAGGACCCGTTCGGCAGCCTCAGCCCACGTATGTCAGTGGCGCAAATCATCAGCGAAGGACTGGAGGTGCATTGTCAGTCCAGCGCCGAGGAATGCGACGCACAGGTAATCCGCGTGCTCAAGGAAGTCGGCCTCGACCCACAAAGCCGCCATCGCTACCCGCACGAGTTTTCCGGCGGCCAGCGCCAGCGCATCGCCATCGCCCGCGCACTGGTGCTGAAACCGGCGTTGATTCTGCTCGACGAGCCGACTTCGGCCCTCGACCGGACCGTGCAGAAACAGGTGGTCGCCCTGCTCCGCGACCTTCAGGAAAAACACGGCTTGACCTATTTGTTCATCAGCCACGACCTGGCGGTGGTGCGGGCGCTGGCGCATGACATGATCGTGATCAAGGATGGCAAAGTGGTCGAGCGCGGTGCCAGCCATGATGTGTTCGATTCGCCGCAGCATCCGTACACCAAGGAGCTGTTGGCGGCGGCGCATCCGCGGTAG
- a CDS encoding peptidylprolyl isomerase: MAKATARHILVSSEDKCNELKAQIEGGADFAEVAKANSTCPSSRQGGDLGSFGPGQMVKEFDTVVFSAPINVVQGPVKTQFGYHLLEVTSRQD; encoded by the coding sequence ATGGCTAAAGCCACTGCCCGCCACATCCTGGTTTCCAGCGAAGACAAGTGCAACGAACTCAAGGCCCAGATCGAAGGCGGCGCTGATTTCGCCGAAGTCGCCAAGGCCAACTCCACCTGCCCGTCCAGCCGTCAGGGCGGCGACCTGGGTTCGTTCGGTCCTGGCCAGATGGTCAAGGAATTCGACACCGTGGTATTCAGCGCGCCAATCAACGTCGTGCAAGGCCCGGTGAAGACCCAGTTCGGTTATCACCTGCTCGAAGTCACCAGCCGCCAGGACTGA